One Triplophysa rosa linkage group LG21, Trosa_1v2, whole genome shotgun sequence DNA segment encodes these proteins:
- the klhl21 gene encoding kelch-like protein 21, whose protein sequence is MEKPVLQTQPSMLPFFDTAHAVNLLHGIHELRAERKFFDITLCAEGKEFHCHRTVLAAASTYFRAMFAGTLRESVMDRVVLHEVSAELLGLLVDFCYTGRVTVTHDNVDLLLKTADLFQFPSVKEACCAFLEQRLDVSNCLEIQDFAEAYACRELATSARRFVLKNIVELAKSMDFERLSWKRLLEFVSDDGLCVDKEETGYQIAVRWVKADLKHRLHYWPELLQQVRLPFVRRFYLLAHVESDPLVYLSPACLRLVSEARSFQSYEYDRHDRPSHRTRPRPSTGLAEILVVVGGCDQDCDELVTVDCYNPQTGQWRYLAEFPDHLGGGYSIAALGNDIYVTGGSDGSRLYDCVWRYNSSVNEWTEVSPMLKAREYHSSCVLKGQLYVVATDSTERYDHTLDCWEALPPMLHPMDNCSTTACRGRLYAIGSLTGDDTMAIQCYDAESNRWSLVNSGELPPWSFAPKTVTLNGLIYFIRDDSTEVDIYNPHKNEWDKINPMTQVHVGGSVAALGGRLYVSGGYDNTFELSDVVEVYDPSSRSWTPAGHLPQPTFWHGSVSIFRQFMPLVPSTFEPIDMPEANAIHLHRHHRTQALHNQNNNVNQNLNQDINPVH, encoded by the exons ATGGAGAAGCCTGTTTTACAAACGCAGCCCTCTATGCTGCCTTTCTTTGACACGGCCCATGCTGTCAACTTGCTTCACGGTATCCACGAGCTCCGCGCTGAGCGTAAGTTCTTCGACATCACATTGTGCGCTGAAGGAAAAGAGTTCCACTGCCATAGAACCGTGCTGGCCGCCGCCAGCACCTACTTTCGCGCTATGTTTGCAGGAACGTTACGAGAAAGCGTCATGGACCGTGTGGTACTGCACGAGGTGTCGGCTGAACTGTTGGGGCTCCTGGTGGACTTTTGTTACACAGGCCGCGTCACCGTCACTCACGACAATGTGGACCTTCTTCTCAAGACGGCGGATCTGTTTCAGTTCCCATCTGTTAAAGAGGCGTGCTGCGCTTTCCTGGAGCAGAGACTCGATGTTTCCAACTGCTTGGAGATCCAGGACTTTGCGGAAGCTTATGCCTGCCGTGAGCTTGCTACAAGCGCTCGCCGTTTCGTCCTGAAGAACATCGTGGAGCTGGCGAAGAGCATGGACTTTGAAAGGTTGTCGTGGAAGCGACTGTTGGAGTTCGTATCAGACGACGGACTCTGCGTGGATAAGGAAGAAACTGGGTACCAGATCGCCGTGCGCTGGGTCAAAGCCGACCTGAAGCACCGCTTGCATTACTGGCCCGAGCTGCTGCAGCAGGTGCGACTCCCGTTTGTGCGACGTTTCTACCTTCTGGCCCACGTGGAGAGCGATCCGCTGGTCTACCTGTCACCGGCCTGCTTGAGGTTGGTCAGCGAAGCGCGTAGCTTTCAGTCGTACGAATATGACCGCCATGATAGACCCAGCCATCGAACTCGCCCACGTCCCTCAACTGGCCTGGCGGAAATTTTGGTGGTGGTGGGAGGATGTGATCAGGACTGTGACGAGCTTGTTACTGTGGACTGTTACAACCCTCAGACTGGACAATGGAGATACTTAGCAGAATTCCCAGACCATCTTGGAGGTGGCTACAGCATAGCGGCCCTGGGCAATGACATTTACGTAACAG GTGGCTCAGATGGATCACGTCTCTATGATTGTGTTTGGCGATACAACTCCAGCGTGAATGAGTGGACAGAGGTCTCCCCCATGTTGAAAGCCCGGGAATACCATAGCTCTTGTGTCCTGAAGGGTCAGCTGTATGTGGTTGCCACAGACAGCACAGAACGCTATGACCACACTCTAGACTGCTGGGAGGCTCTTCCACCCATGCTGCACCCTATGGATAACTGTTCTACCACGGCGTGCAGAGGGCGGCTTTACGCCATCGGCTCATTAACCGGAGACGACACAATGGCCATTCAGTGCTATGATGCTGAGAGCAACCGATGGTCACTGGTCAATAGTGGAGAGTTGCCTCCGTGGTCCTTTGCTCCCAAAACTGTGACTTTAAACGGCTTGATCTACTTCATAAG GGATGATTCCACTGAGGTTGACATCTACAACCCACATAAAAATGAATGGGACAAGATTAATCCCATGACACAA GTTCATGTCGGAGGCAGCGTTGCAGCTCTCGGTGGTCGACTCTACGTGTCCGGTggctatgacaacacgtttgAGCTCTCCGATGTGGTCGAAGTCTACGACCCCAGTTCTCGATCTTGGACCCCCGCCGGCCACCTCCCCCAGCCTACTTTCTGGCACGGAAGTGTTAGCATATTTCGTCAGTTCATGCCCCTTGTCCCAAGTACCTTCGAACCTATTGACATGCCCGAAGCCAATGCCATCCACCTCCACAGACACCACCGCACCCAGGCACTTCACAACCAAAACAACAATGTCAATCAGAACCTCAACCAAGACATCAATCCAGTCCACTGA